A DNA window from Coffea arabica cultivar ET-39 chromosome 6c, Coffea Arabica ET-39 HiFi, whole genome shotgun sequence contains the following coding sequences:
- the LOC113692177 gene encoding beta-fructofuranosidase, insoluble isoenzyme 1-like: MKCYYCDHELVRALSLVFVCLLLSLLSIKKVDASHQVYPEYQTLPAVKVKQLEHRTHYHFQPQKHWINDPNGPMYYNGIYHLFYQYNPYGAVWGNIIWGHSVSMDLINWKALQPAIKPTKPYDRHGCWSGSATILPGNKPVILYTGVVDENKTQVQNYVLPKNINDPYLEEWIKPDDNPLLVAEPGVNRTAFRDPTTAWMGRDGHWRILIGSRRKHTGIAYLYKSKDFIKWVKAKHPLHSKDRTGNWECPDFFPVAREGKKGLDNSMIEEQNVKFVLKVSLDTTRYDYYTVGKYFPEIDRYIPDNTSVDGWKGLRYDYGNFYASKSFFDASKNRRILWGWSNESDTKMDDVEKGWAGIQTIPRRIWLHPNGKQLLAWPIEEVESLRGRRVQLRNENMKKGDVVEIKGITAAQADVEVVFSFPSLDKAEPLHPSLDHLDAHELCSRKGSSLHGGLGPFGLLTLASGKLEEYTPVFVRVFKAKNKHKILLCSDASSSSLKKGLYKPSFAGFLDVDLAKKKLSLRSLIDHSVVESFGAGGEVCITSRVYPALAVSDNAHLYAFNNGSETVAIETLDAWSIKGPKFMN, from the exons ATGAAGTGCTACTACTGTGATCATGAGCTTGTGCGGGCTTTGTCACTTGTTTTCGTATGTTTATTGCTATCACTGCTAAGCATTAAGAAGGTTGACGCGTCGCACCAGGTTTATCCCGAATATCAAACTCTACCTGCTGTGAAGGTGAAGCAATTGGAACACAGAACCCACTATCATTTTCAGCCTCAAAAGCATTGGATCAACG ATCCGAATG GACCGATGTATTACAATGGAATTTATCATCTCTTCTACCAGTATAACCCTTATGGTGCGGTATGGGGCAACATAATCTGGGGCCATTCAGTGTCAATGGACTTGATTAATTGGAAAGCATTACAGCCTGCAATAAAGCCCACAAAACCATATGACAGACACGGTTGTTGGTCCGGCTCTGCCACGATCCTCCCAGGCAACAAGCCCGTTATCCTCTATACTGGGGTAGTAGATGAGAACAAGACACAGGTCCAAAACTATGTACTACCTaaaaacataaacgatccataTCTTGAAGAGTGGATCAAGCCCGACGACAACCCGTTGCTCGTCGCTGAACCGGGCGTTAACAGGACAGCTTTCCGCGACCCAACAACCGCGTGGATGGGACGGGATGGCCACTGGAGAATCCTGATCGGGAGCAGGAGAAAACACACGGGGATTGCCTATTTGTACAAAAGCAAGGATTTTATCAAGTGGGTTAAAGCTAAACATCCGTTGCATTCAAAGGATAGAACTGGGAATTGGGAGTGCCCCGATTTTTTCCCGGTTGCCAGGGAAGGAAAAAAGGGACTGGACAATTCAATGATTGAAGAACAAAACGTTAAATTTGTGTTAAAAGTTAGCCTTGATACCACCAGATACGATTATTATACGGTCGGTAAATACTTTCCCGAGATCGACAGGTACATACCTGATAATACTTCCGTGGATGGCTGGAAAGGATTAAGATATGACTATGGAAATTTTTATGCTTCCAAGAGCTTCTTCGATGCCAGCAAGAATAGAAGGATCCTGTGGGGTTGGTCCAATGAATCGGACACCAAAATGGACGATGTTGAAAAAGGATGGGCTGGAATTCAG ACTATTCCACGTAGAATTTGGCTGCATCCTAATGGAAAGCAACTGTTGGCCTGGCCTATTGAAGAAGTGGAAAGTCTTAGAGGACGCAGGGTTCAGTTGAGGAacgaaaatatgaagaagggaGACGTTGTTGAGATCAAGGGAATAACAGCTGCACAG GCTGACGTTGAAGTAGTGTTCTCGTTTCCAAGTTTGGACAAAGCGGAGCCGTTGCACCCTAGTTTGGACCACCTTGATGCTCATGAGCTTTGCAGTCGAAAGGGCTCAAGTCTCCATGGAGGACTGGGGCCGTTTGGTCTTTTAACGCTAGCTTCAGGAAAGCTAGAAGAATACACTCCAGTCTTCGTTAGGGTATTTAAGGCCAAGAACAAACACAAGATTCTGCTTTGCTCTGATGCTTCAAG CTCCTCCCTAAAGAAAGGGTTGTACAAGCCCTCATTTGCAGGATTCTTAGACGTAGATCTGGCAAAGAAGAAGCTTTCTCTCAGGAGCCTG ATTGATCATTCTGTGGTGGAGAGCTTTGGCGCCGGAGGCGAAGTGTGCATTACATCTAGGGTTTATCCTGCTTTGGCAGTCTCCGACAATGCCCATTTGTATGCATTCAATAATGGCAGCGAGACAGTTGCCATTGAGACGTTGGACGCTTGGAGCATCAAGGGACCTAAATTTATGAACTAA
- the LOC113692796 gene encoding beta-fructofuranosidase, insoluble isoenzyme 1-like, whose product MELHNKFLWALPVFMLSFLISYNGVEASHNVYLHYQSLSAIKVEQVHRTGYHFQPKKHWINDPNGPMYYNGVYHLFYQYNPKGAVWGNIVWAHSVSTDLINWTPLEPAIFPSKPFDKYGCWSGSATVLPGNKPVILYTGIVDKNNTQVQNYAVPANLSDPYLRKWVKPDNNPLIVSEAGVNKTAFRDPTTAWLGRDGEWRILIGGRWKDTGIAFLYKSRDFMKWKKAANPIHQSAGTGNWECPDFYPVAKSGTNGLETSVLGQNVKHVLKVSLDATRFEYYTLGKYYPAEDRYVPDNTSPDNWKGLRYDYGNFYASKSFFDPSKNRRVLWGWANESDTAKDDIKKGWAGIQLIPRTITLDPNGKQLLQWPAKELDTLRGAHVRLSNQLLKKGDLVGVTGITPAQADVEVTFSFRSLDLAESFDPKWRKLDAQDVCSKRGSFVQGGLGPFGLATLATEDLQEYTPVFFRIFKDAGKHVVLMCSDATRSSLKKELYRPSFSGFVDVDLTDKKLSLRSLIDHSVVESFGAGGKTCISSRVYPTKAVFNKAHLYAFNNGTEAITVETLDAWSMKTAKVN is encoded by the exons ATGGAGCTCCATAACAAGTTTCTTTGGGCTTTGCCAGTATTCATGTTATCCTTTTTAATTTCTTATAATGGTGTTGAAGCCTCCCACAATGTTTATCTTCATTATCAGTCTCTTTCCGCCATCAAAGTAGAGCAAGTGCATAGAACCGGCTACCACTTTCAACCCAAGAAGCATTGGATTAACG ATCCAAATG GTCCTATGTATTATAATGGCGTCTACCATCTTTTCTACCAATACAATCCCAAAGGAGCTGTATGGGGCAACATTGTCTGGGCCCATTCAGTGTCGACTGACTTGATCAACTGGACTCCATTGGAACCTGCAATCTTCCCTTCAAAACCCTTTGACAAGTACGGCTGCTGGTCAGGCTCTGCAACAGTTCTTCCAGGCAATAAGCCGGTCATCCTTTACACCGGTATCGTGGATAAGAACAATACCCAAGTCCAGAACTACGCCGTGCCAGCCAACCTCTCCGATCCATATCTGCGCAAGTGGGTCAAACCCGATAACAACCCACTGATCGTCTCCGAAGCCGGCGTGAACAAAACAGCATTCCGTGACCCAACCACAGCCTGGTTGGGCCGAGATGGGGAATGGAGAATCTTGATAGGTGGCAGATGGAAGGATACAGGAATTGCATTTTTGTACAAGAGCAGAGACTTCATGAAGTGGAAAAAGGCTGCAAATCCCATCCATCAGTCTGCTGGGACTGGCAATTGGGAATGCCCCGACTTCTACCCTGTAGCCAAATCAGGAACAAATGGGTTGGAAACTTCTGTATTGGGACAAAATGTAAAGCACGTCTTGAAGGTTAGTCTTGATGCCACAAGATTTGAGTACTACACCCTTGGTAAATATTACCCCGCAGAAGATAGGTACGTTCCCGACAATACATCCCCAGATAACTGGAAAGGGCTGAGATATGATTATGGCAACTTTTATGCTTCCAAATCATTCTTCGACCCAAGCAAGAACCGGAGGGTTTTGTGGGGATGGGCTAATGAGTCCGACACCGCCAAGGACGATATCAAAAAGGGTTGGGCAGGCATTCAG TTGATTCCACGAACAATCACGCTCGATCCAAATGGGAAACAATTGCTGCAATGGCCAGCTAAGGAATTGGATACTTTGAGGGGGGCACATGTCCGTCTGAGCAATCAGCTGCTGAAGAAGGGCGACCTCGTTGGAGTTACAGGAATAACTCCTGCACAG GCCGATGTGGAAGTGACGTTCTCTTTCCGCAGCTTGGACTTGGCAGAGTCATTTGATCCAAAATGGAGAAAACTTGATGCTCAAGATGTTTGCAGCAAAAGAGGTTCGTTTGTTCAGGGCGGTCTCGGACCATTTGGTCTCGCGACGCTTGCCACTGAAGACCTGCAAGAATACACTCCTGTATTTTTCAGAATTTTCAAAGACGCTGGCAAGCATGTTGTTCTCATGTGCTCTGACGCTACGAG GTCATCCTTAAAGAAGGAGTTGTACAGACCCTCATTTTCAGGATTTGTAGATGTGGATTTGACTGATAAAAAGCTGTCTCTTAGGAGCTTG ATTGATCACTCAGTGGTAGAGAGCTTCGGGGCCGGAGGGAAGACCTGCATTTCATCCAGGGTTTATCCAACTAAAGCCGTCTTCAACAAGGCTCATTTGTATGCATTCAACAACGGGACTGAGGCCATTACAGTCGAGACTTTAGATGCCTGGAGCATGAAGACTGCTAAGGTGAATTAA
- the LOC113692795 gene encoding beta-fructofuranosidase, insoluble isoenzyme 1-like, producing MGHFCSEKILWVLALGFTCVLVSINGVEASHKVYPDYQSLTASNVGRLHRTAYHFQPKRHWINDPNGPMYYNGVYHLFYQYNPKGAVWGNIVWAHSVSTDLINWTPLDPAIFPSKQFDKYGCWSGSATVRPGNKPVILYTGIVDQNNTQVQNYAVPANLSDPYLREWVKPDNNPLIVPQAGENKTAFRDPTTAWLGRDGHWRILLGGKRKHRGVAFLYRSRDFLKWTKAKHPLHTTAGTGNWECPDFYPVLKQGSYGLDTSVLGPNVKHVLKVSLDVTRYEYYTLGYYDTDKDRYIPDDTSRDGWNGLRYDYGNFYASKSFFDHSKNRRILWGWANESDSAYDDVTKGWAGIQLIPRVITLDPNGKQLLQWPIPELESLRGENVHLSGQVLKKGDVVEVTGITPAQADVEVTFSFAASSLDLAEPFDPTWKALDAQDVCGRRGSTVEGGGLGPFGLLTLASENLEEYTPVFFRVFKAGYQHVVLMCSDARSSSLMDGLYTPSFAGFVDVDLTDKKLSLRSLIDHSVVESFGARGKTCISSRVYPTLAVSDKAHLYVFNNGTEAVKIETLDAWSMNRPRMN from the exons ATGGGGCACTTTTGCAGCGAAAAGATTTTATGGGTTTTGGCACTAGGTTTCACTTGCGTTTTGGTTTCCATTAATGGCGTCGAAGCCTCGCACAAGGTTTATCCTGATTACCAGTCTCTCACTGCTTCAAACGTTGGGCGTCTGCACAGAACCGCTTACCACTTTCAACCCAAGCGGCACTGGATTAACG ATCCGAATG GACCAATGTATTACAACGGTGTTTATCACCTATTCTAccaatacaatccaaaaggtgCTGTATGGGGCAACATTGTATGGGCTCATTCAGTATCTACTGACCTGATCAACTGGACCCCTTTGGACCCAGCCATCTTCCCATCGAAACAATTTGACAAGTACGGCTGCTGGTCCGGGTCCGCAACTGTCCGTCCGGGGAATAAGCCCGTAATCCTCTACACTGGCATAGTAGACCAGAACAATACCCAAGTCCAGAACTACGCCGTGCCAGCCAACCTCTCTGATCCGTACCTTCGAGAGTGGGTCAAGCCCGACAACAACCCCTTAATTGTTCCCCAAGCCGGAGAAAACAAAACGGCTTTCCGCGACCCAACAACCGCTTGGTTGGGCCGGGATGGCCACTGGAGAATCCTGCTGGGTGGTAAGAGGAAGCATAGGGGGGTCGCATTTCTGTATAGGAGCAGAGACTTCTTGAAATGGACCAAGGCAAAGCATCCATTGCACACCACTGCGGGAACTGGAAATTGGGAATGTCCTGATTTCTACCCTGTCCTAAAGCAAGGATCATACGGGCTGGACACGTCCGTGCTGGGCCCAAATGTTAAGCACGTCTTAAAGGTTAGCCTTGACGTTACCAGGTATGAGTACTACACCCTCGGATATTATGACACCGATAAAGACAGGTACATTCCGGACGATACATCGCGGGATGGTTGGAACGGTTTGAGATATGACTATGGCAACTTTTATGCCTCCAAATCGTTCTTCGATCATAGCAAGAATCGGAGGATTTTGTGGGGTTGGGCCAATGAGTCAGACTCTGCTTATGATGATGTGACGAAGGGATGGGCCGGCATTCAG TTGATCCCGCGAGTAATTACGCTGGACCCCAATGGCAAACAACTGTTGCAATGGCCAATTCCAGAATTGGAAAGTTTGAGGGGGGAAAATGTCCATTTAAGCGGTCAGGTGCTTAAAAAAGGCGACGTTGTTGAAGTGACGGGAATAACTCCGGCCCAG GCCGATGTGGAAGTGACATTCTCCTTCGCCGCCTCTAGCTTGGACCTGGCAGAACCGTTTGACCCGACGTGGAAAGCGCTTGATGCTCAGGACGTCTGCGGCCGGAGAGGCTCAACCGTTGAAGGTGGTGGGCTTGGTCCATTTGGTCTCCTGACGCTCGCCTCCGAAAACCTGGAAGAGTACACTCCCGTGTTCTTCAGAGTTTTTAAAGCCGGATACCAGCATGTGGTTCTCATGTGCTCTGATGCTCGAAG TTCTTCTTTAATGGATGGGCTGTACACGCCTTCATTTGCCGGATTTGTAGATGTAGATTTGACCGATAAGAAGCTTTCCCTCAGGAGTTTG ATTGATCATTCAGTTGTAGAGAGTTTTGGGGCCAGAGGGAAGACGTGCATTTCATCCAGGGTTTATCCAACCTTAGCCGTTTCCGACAAGGCTCACTTATACGTATTCAATAATGGCACTGAGGCTGTTAAAATTGAGACTTTAGATGCTTGGAGCATGAATAGGCCTAGGATGAACTAA
- the LOC113692797 gene encoding 1-aminocyclopropane-1-carboxylate oxidase homolog 4-like, translating into MAAAVTTTSSDRMEQLKEFDESKMGVKGLSDSGVSTIPSIFLHPPETLSDLKSSTTSCSTGIPVVDLSNLHSDFHRPRIVEQIREAASSWGFFHVVNHGVPVSVLDETIAAIRAFHEQPREEKAEYYKRDQEGHGVMYASNNDLYRSQAACWHDSLQLWMSPQPPKAEDIPEVCRRQVVEWDVHAKKVADTVMELLSLGLGLEAGKFKELTFSDARAVVGIIYPPCPQPDLTMGMTSHTDPGTITVLLQNQVPGLQVKHGDAWVDVKPLPGGLIINMGDFLQIVSNGEYRSVQHRVLANATNEHRLSIVTFFNLTKWRELGTYGPLPELLSPEKPALYRDFTLQQFYDNFYSKGLDSKSLIDKIKITTSS; encoded by the exons ATGGCAGCAGCTGTGACGACTACCAGCAGTGACCGAATGGAGCAGCTGAAGGAATTTGACGAGTCCAAAATGGGAGTGAAGGGTCTATCCGACTCGGGTGTCTCCACCATCCCAAGTATCTTTCTACATCCCCCGGAAACCCTCTCGGACCTCAAGTCTTCTACAACATCCTGCAGCACAGGAATCCCTGTCGTCGATTTATCAAACCTTCATTCTGATTTCCACAGACCAAGGATCGTAGAACAAATCCGTGAAGCCGCAAGTAGCTGGGGTTTCTTCCATGTAGTCAACCACGGGGTCCCTGTCTCAGTACTCGACGAGACAATCGCTGCCATTAGAGCATTCCACGAGCAGCCCAGAGAAGAAAAAGCTGAGTATTATAAGCGAGATCAAGAAGGCCATGGCGTGATGTACGCGAGCAACAACGACCTGTACCGTTCGCAAGCTGCATGTTGGCATGATTCGCTACAGTTGTGGATGTCTCCTCAGCCCCCGAAAGCGGAGGACATACCGGAGGTCTGTAGGAGGCAGGTGGTGGAGTGGGACGTGCACGCAAAGAAGGTGGCTGATACAGTGATGGAGTTGTTGAGTTTAGGGTTGGGATTGGAAGCCGGCAAGTTCAAGGAGTTGACATTTTCGGATGCTAGGGCGGTTGTAGGGATTATATACCCTCCCTGTCCCCAGCCGGATCTAACCATGGGGATGACCTCGCACACGGATCCTGGTACCATCACTGTTTTGCTGCAGAATCAGGTTCCTGGCTTGCAAGTGAAGCATGGGGATGCCTGGGTTGATGTGAAGCCCTTGCCAGGAGGGCTGATAATTAACATGGGAGATTTTCTTCAG ATAGTCTCAAATGGAGAATATAGAAGCGTGCAACACCGAGTGTTGGCAAATGCCACCAACGAGCACCGCCTCTCCATCGTTACATTTTTCAACCTCACGAAATGGAGAGAACTCGGCACATATGGTCCCCTGCCGGAGCTGCTGTCGCCTGAGAAACCAGCTTTGTATCGAGATTTCACCCTGCAACAGTTCTATGACAACTTTTACAGCAAAGGATTGGATAGCAAATCTCTGATCGACAAAATCAAAATTACCACCAGCAGCTAA
- the LOC113692262 gene encoding uncharacterized protein, whose amino-acid sequence MSRTLSLVTKPGSKLLNRFLILPGPNPILHQSSRTLETLAFEEVLSSPDKPYTYTAFILHGLLGSGRNWRSFSRSFASSLSGWRMVMVDLRNHGKSAEITGLSPPHTIGSAARDLADLVKSKGWDWPDVVIGHSLGGKVALDFARSCARGDYGEHACLPKQLWVLDSVPGKVDPEESDGEVEQVLQTLQCLPSSIPSRKWLVDHMMKHGFSKALSEWIGSNLKRSGDQETWAFNLEGAIQMFNSYRETDYWSLLDEPPKGMEIAIVRAENSDRWMQDTIQRIQRLAAKRVDEADGKVSYHVLSKSGHWVHVDNPKGLLQIVTPKLASIT is encoded by the exons ATGTCTAGAACTCTATCTCTAGTAACCAAGCCCGGTTCAAAACTCCTGAACCGGTTCCTAATCTTGCCGGGCCCCAACCCGATCCTTCACCAGTCCAGCAGGACCCTCGAAACCCTAGCTTTCGAAGAAGTTTTATCCTCCCCAGACAAGCCCTACACTTATACAGCTTTCATACTTCACGGCCTCTTAGGCTCCGGTCGCAACTGGCGCTCCTTCTCCCGTTCCTTCGCTTCCTCTCTTTCAG GATGGAGGATGGTGATGGTGGATTTGAGGAATCACGGGAAGTCGGCCGAGATAACAGGACTGTCGCCACCGCATACTATAGGGAGTGCGGCTCGAGATTTGGCTGATTTGGTGAAGTCAAAAGGATGGGATTGGCCTGATGTGGTTATAGGGCACTCCTTGGGTGGCAAGGTGGCCTTGGATTTCGCTCGGAGTTGTGCTCGTGGTGATTATGGGGAACATGCTTGTTTGCCCAAGCAG TTATGGGTACTTGACTCAGTCCCTGGAAAAGTAGACCCTGAGGAAAGTGATGGAGAAGTGGAGCAAGTATTGCAGACCTTGCAATGTCTACCTTCATCAATTCCATCTCGAAA ATGGTTGGTGGATCACATGATGAAGCATGGGTTTTCAAAGGCATTGTCAGAATGGATTGGAAGCAATCTGAAGAGATCCGGAGACCAAGAGACATGGGCATTTAATCTTGAAGGTGCAATCCAGATGTTTAATTCTTATAG GGAAACAGATTATTGGTCTCTGTTGGACGAACCTCCCAAAGGGATGGAGATAGCAATCGTCCGGGCTGAGAACAGTGACAGATGGATGCAAGACACCATTCAGCGCATTCAAAGGCTTGCTGCTAAAAGAGTTGATGAAGCTGATGGGAAAGTCTCTTATCATGTTCTTTCCAAATCAGGGCACTGGGTTCATGTGGATAATCCAAAGGGCCTTCTTCAGATTGTGACTCCTAAACTTGCATCTATAACTTAG